The following is a genomic window from Bordetella sp. H567.
TCACGCCGGAGCAATATCGGGTCACCCAGGAAAGCGCCACCGAGCGTGCGGGCACCGGCGAATACCTGGACAACAAGGAACCGGGCATCTACGTCGACATCGTCTCCGGCGAGCCGCTGTTCGCCTCGTCGGATAAATACGAATCCGGTTGCGGCTGGCCCAGTTTTACCAAGCCCATCGAACCGGCCAACATCAACGAATTGCGCGATGCGTCGCATGGCATGGTCCGGACGGAGGTCCGCTCCAGCCATGGCGACAGCCATCTGGGCCACGTATTTCCAGATGGCCCGCGTGACCGCGGCGGCCTGCGCTACTGCATCAATTCGGCCTCGCTGCGCTTCATTCCGCGCGACCGGATGGAAGCGGAAGGCTACGGCGCCTATCTCGACCAAGTGGAGGACATCTGATGAACCACGAACGCGCTGTACTCGCCGGGGGCTGCTTCTGGGGGATGCAGGATCTTATCCGCCGTTTCGACGGCGTGATGTCCACGCGCGTCGGCTACACCGGCGGCGACGTGCCAAATGCCACCTACCGCAACCACGGAACGCATGCC
Proteins encoded in this region:
- the msrB gene encoding peptide-methionine (R)-S-oxide reductase MsrB, with the translated sequence MSNYRKDPEAIARLTPEQYRVTQESATERAGTGEYLDNKEPGIYVDIVSGEPLFASSDKYESGCGWPSFTKPIEPANINELRDASHGMVRTEVRSSHGDSHLGHVFPDGPRDRGGLRYCINSASLRFIPRDRMEAEGYGAYLDQVEDI